The sequence TCAAAGTTAAAATCTTCAACTTTCATAAATAAACTCCTTTGATTTCATATATTGTTTTTCATTTATGCTTATTTTATCTATTATTTCTCTGTACAATAATACTTTACATCATTAAAAGAATCAAGTATGTATTTATAAAAAAGACCAACTTCATCATAAAACCCTAACAAACGATTGTTTGTTAGGGTTTTATACTATCTCACTTTTACACCTGTATAATAATACTCAATAATTTGATCATATGTATAGCCATTTTGAGCCATTCCTTTAGCTCCAGATTGACTCATTCCAACTCCATGACCAAAACCTTGTCCAACAACAATATACTGATCTTTAACGCCTTTAATAGTTGGGTAGTTATTAATATTATTGGCACTTAGAACAATGAATTGATCCTTTGCATCCATTACCTTTTTTGTAACACCATCACCATTAATCATATATAAATCATCTACGGGTTGTACTGTTGTGTTGGTTCTATTAATTACATTAAACACTTGTTGTAATTGAGAGTCTTCTTTAATTAATTTAAACTTTCTACTATACAATCCAAACCAAATCCGGGTGGTTTCATTATTAACAACATATTCTCCACCAGTACCTATTATTCTCAAGCTAGTTACTCTTCCAGCATCTGTATATCCTACAACATTTACGTCTAATATATCACCAATATTTACATTACGTCTATTTAAAGAATCTTTAATAGATTCTGGTGTTAAAACTGTAACCCAAGGTCTACGACTGGGGTCTGTTTCATATATATCTGGTACACCTTTTAAATAAGGAACTGCTGCTGACCATACATCTTCACTATTTTCTGTATGACCACCGCTAGTAGAAAAGAAATACGTAGGGATTAAGTTATTACCATAATACACCATTACACCTTTAGTTGAATCTATTGCCAAATTACTTCTTTCATGCTCAACACTAAAACCTTTATAAACTTGTGAATTCGTTGTATCACATACATCATACGGCTCAAATCTATATTTGGGCGCAACATCCCTATAATATCTTGCATATGTCCGGGCAGCAACTGCCTGGGCCTTTAATGCTTCCATTGGCCAATTAGGACTCATTTCACCAGGTAAAACACCATATAAATACTCCTCCAGGGTAACAATGTTTATTGCTGTTATCTCTGTACTTTTGTATCTACCTATTTCAATCCTACCTCTATATTTTCTTTCGCCCAAATCAAATACTCTTATGCCATTTATCGTATCTATGGTTTCAAAAACAGGATGGATAAATCCATTATCAAATATTACGCCATATTCATCAGCTTCCATAACTACTCTTAATTCATTGTCTTCTATTTGATGATATGTTAGACCAAATCGATTATTCACCTGATCCATTACTGTCTCATTATCATTCTCTACAAAAATCTTCCACATTCCTAGAGAAATAGAACCTGGATAAGCTTTAATACCTTCAAGACCCAAATGTCTTACTACTTCTTTAGCAGCTTCGTAGTTATTAAAGAACTCTATAGATATAAGGTAGCTTCTATTGGCTGGAGTAAATTTAAAACCACTAGCACTATTGAGTAAAACTTCTTTTCTCCACTGGTCTTCCACCATATACCCAACAACTAAAGTTGTATTATTAATTTGAATCATAGGTACTCTTTCATATAAAGCCTTTAACCCCACTCTAAGTATAATATCTTCACTACTTGTAGCATAGGATGATGGAATAATAAATAAAGAAGTTATAAGTATCAATAGTAAAAATTTTTTCTTCACAATAAAACCCCCTTATAACATATTATAAGGGGGTTTTATCTAAAAATCTACTTAAAATTACAAATAAACCTATAGTTCTTCTTATCTACTTAAGATTATTTCCTTAATTGAGCATTTAATTCTTTTTCTAATGTGGTTAAGACTTTATCCATTACTTTGTTTACTTCTTTTTCTTTAAGGGTTTTATCTTTAGCTCTGAAAGTTATTGAGAATGCAACGGATTTGTATCCTTTTTCTATTTGCTCTCCTTGGTAAACATCAAATATTTCTATAGACTCTAATATATTCCCACCAAATTGTTTGATAATCTTTTCAATTTGCCCAACTAAAATATCTTCTTTAACAACAATACTTAAGTCTCTTGACATAGCAGGATATTTTGCAAGAGATTCATATATTCTGTCTAGAGTAGCATATTTAGTCAATAATGGCATATCAAGAACAGAAACATATACACGTTCTTCAATATCATATGCGTCACATATATCTGGATGCACTTCTCCAAGGTAACCAATAACGTCACCATCGTAAATAATTTCAGTTTTTCTACCTGGATGCAACCATGGTAATGAAGCGTTTGGATTATACTCTATATCACTTGTTAATCCTAATTTCTCAAATAAAATTTCTATAACACCCTTCATATCATAAAAATCACCAGCATCGTACATACCTAATGTTAATTGCATTCTTTCGTCTGGCAACTCTGTTAATGGCAATGCTTTTGGTATATAGACATTTGCTAATTCGTATAGTTTTACCTTTTTATTTCTTCTATTATAATTTGTTGACAATGAATTAAGCAATCCATTTAAAGTAGTGGTACGCATAATACTAAAGTCTTCCCCAAGAGGATTCATTATAGTGATAGCATTTCTTAAATGGCTATCTTCCTCAATCTTTAACTTATCAAACACTTTCGGACTTTCAAATGAATAATTCATAGATTCATTAAAACCATATTGTTCAATGATTGTTCTTGTAACATCTTCAATAGATTGTTTGAAATTTTTCTTACCCACCGTTGTCCCTGCTGGTAAAGTTGTTGGTATATTGTTATAACCATATAACCTTGCAACTTCTTCAGATAAATCAGCCATTCTTACAACATCAGGTCTAAAAGTAGGTATAGTAACTATATTTTTAGTTGTGTCAACAACACATTCCACACTATTAAGGTATTTAATCATTTCATCTTTATCAATATTTGTACCTAGTAATTTATTGATATCTTCTGAATTAAATGGTATTTCTTTTGATAAACGTTTGTTTTCATAAACATCTATCATCCCTTCAACAACTTCTCCTGCTCCTAATTCGCTTATAAGTTGACAAGCTCTATTCATTGCTTCTTCAACATTATTAGGGTCAAGATTTTTTTCAAACTTTGAGGATGAATCTGTTCTTACTCCCAGTTTTTTTGAGGATAACCTTATATTAGTGCCATCAAAGTTAGCAGACTCGAATAATAGTGTTCTTGTTTCTTCAGTTACCTTTGTTTCGTCTCCACCCATAATCCCAGCAATAGCCACAGGTTTATTAGAGTCCGCAATGACCAATATAGAATCATCTAATGCCCTTACTTCTCCATCTAATGTTTGAATCTTTTCTCCCGTTTTAGCACGTCTTACTATAATCTCACTGTTATCAAGTTTATCTAAATCAAAAGCATGCATTGGTTGGCCCATCTCAAGCATGACATAATTTGTAATATCAACTATATTATTAATAGGCCTTACACCACAAGCTAAAAGTCTTTGACGCATCCATTTTGGAGATTGTTCTATTTTTACATTTTTCACAATTTTTG comes from Natranaerovirga pectinivora and encodes:
- a CDS encoding SpoIID/LytB domain-containing protein, which gives rise to MKKKFLLLILITSLFIIPSSYATSSEDIILRVGLKALYERVPMIQINNTTLVVGYMVEDQWRKEVLLNSASGFKFTPANRSYLISIEFFNNYEAAKEVVRHLGLEGIKAYPGSISLGMWKIFVENDNETVMDQVNNRFGLTYHQIEDNELRVVMEADEYGVIFDNGFIHPVFETIDTINGIRVFDLGERKYRGRIEIGRYKSTEITAINIVTLEEYLYGVLPGEMSPNWPMEALKAQAVAARTYARYYRDVAPKYRFEPYDVCDTTNSQVYKGFSVEHERSNLAIDSTKGVMVYYGNNLIPTYFFSTSGGHTENSEDVWSAAVPYLKGVPDIYETDPSRRPWVTVLTPESIKDSLNRRNVNIGDILDVNVVGYTDAGRVTSLRIIGTGGEYVVNNETTRIWFGLYSRKFKLIKEDSQLQQVFNVINRTNTTVQPVDDLYMINGDGVTKKVMDAKDQFIVLSANNINNYPTIKGVKDQYIVVGQGFGHGVGMSQSGAKGMAQNGYTYDQIIEYYYTGVKVR
- the pheT gene encoding phenylalanine--tRNA ligase subunit beta; this translates as MLTPISWLRDYVEIDCDIKTFIDEMTMSGSNVEGYEELGKEIDKVVVGKILTIDKHPDADKLVVTTVDVGSEVVQIVTGANNINVGDYIPVALVGATLPNDLKIKKGKLRGIESNGMMCSVEELGFDAEDFPDAPEHGIYILDKEYELGMDAKKIFGLDDTVVEFEITSNRPDCFSIIGMAREVGATFRKTFNYPQIQYNEVSGNVNEAKVSIVDKDLCKRYAAKIVKNVKIEQSPKWMRQRLLACGVRPINNIVDITNYVMLEMGQPMHAFDLDKLDNSEIIVRRAKTGEKIQTLDGEVRALDDSILVIADSNKPVAIAGIMGGDETKVTEETRTLLFESANFDGTNIRLSSKKLGVRTDSSSKFEKNLDPNNVEEAMNRACQLISELGAGEVVEGMIDVYENKRLSKEIPFNSEDINKLLGTNIDKDEMIKYLNSVECVVDTTKNIVTIPTFRPDVVRMADLSEEVARLYGYNNIPTTLPAGTTVGKKNFKQSIEDVTRTIIEQYGFNESMNYSFESPKVFDKLKIEEDSHLRNAITIMNPLGEDFSIMRTTTLNGLLNSLSTNYNRRNKKVKLYELANVYIPKALPLTELPDERMQLTLGMYDAGDFYDMKGVIEILFEKLGLTSDIEYNPNASLPWLHPGRKTEIIYDGDVIGYLGEVHPDICDAYDIEERVYVSVLDMPLLTKYATLDRIYESLAKYPAMSRDLSIVVKEDILVGQIEKIIKQFGGNILESIEIFDVYQGEQIEKGYKSVAFSITFRAKDKTLKEKEVNKVMDKVLTTLEKELNAQLRK